In a genomic window of Aggregatimonas sangjinii:
- a CDS encoding FeoA family protein → MGTTVAHLKRGQKGIIKEFKDDMLPIKLLELGCLPGNEIELIQIAPLKDPIYINVNGSHIAIRRAMAFLIELDIIEDEFK, encoded by the coding sequence TTGGGAACTACCGTTGCGCATCTGAAACGTGGACAGAAAGGCATCATCAAGGAATTTAAAGATGATATGCTACCCATCAAGTTATTGGAACTTGGTTGCCTACCCGGTAACGAAATAGAGCTCATACAAATAGCGCCCCTAAAAGACCCTATCTATATCAATGTTAATGGGTCACATATCGCGATTCGCCGCGCGATGGCCTTTTTGATCGAGTTGGATATCATTGAAGACGAGTTCAAATGA
- a CDS encoding SCO family protein — MLSFFGKYKFFGLTLLALSAIIVYLFYNALQPPIKLPVYQPSMVNPELVDSSVQFKKKYHAVADFSLVNQNGETVTEKDYENKIYIADFFFTTCPTICPIMTQNMADIQERLVNDDEVLLLSHSVTPEIDSVAQLKKYAMEKGVNDTKWNLVTGDKKQIYELARKSYMVVKTDGDGGPFDMIHTENFVLVDKKRQVRGYYDGTKTEDMDKLMEDLAVLKASYKE, encoded by the coding sequence ATGCTTTCCTTTTTTGGCAAATACAAATTCTTCGGTTTGACGCTTCTGGCGCTTTCGGCCATTATTGTTTACCTCTTCTACAATGCCTTGCAACCGCCTATAAAACTGCCTGTTTACCAGCCTAGCATGGTGAATCCGGAGTTGGTGGACAGTTCAGTCCAGTTTAAAAAGAAATATCATGCTGTTGCAGACTTTTCGCTTGTCAACCAGAACGGCGAAACGGTCACCGAAAAGGATTATGAAAATAAGATTTACATCGCCGATTTTTTTTTCACCACTTGCCCAACCATTTGCCCGATTATGACCCAGAACATGGCCGACATTCAGGAACGTTTGGTCAATGACGATGAGGTGTTGTTGCTCTCCCATTCGGTTACCCCCGAAATCGATTCGGTAGCCCAGCTCAAGAAGTACGCTATGGAAAAAGGAGTTAATGATACCAAATGGAACTTAGTAACCGGCGATAAAAAACAGATTTATGAATTGGCGCGAAAGTCCTATATGGTCGTCAAGACCGATGGTGATGGTGGCCCGTTCGATATGATCCACACAGAGAATTTTGTCTTGGTCGATAAAAAAAGGCAGGTGCGAGGGTATTACGATGGCACCAAAACCGAGGACATGGACAAGTTGATGGAGGATCTCGCGGTTTTAAAGGCATCCTATAAAGAGTAG